A genomic window from Archaeoglobus profundus DSM 5631 includes:
- a CDS encoding flippase, with protein MLAKRVFRNVVYNSSSVLIANVVGVVVTIYVARALKPELFGIYSLALSIAFLLLTFTDLGINATLVRYVAHAHGLKDYELVRGYIRGLSKLKVLLVFLVSTTLFASSDVLSTYVFHKPLLSDPLKVTSLFILFFSLSGFLNAIFNAFNDFKANLIKSAVYEFSRLFFIILFVSAGLSVIGALLGFAIASSLALIVLLVSLLKKYGNLVFGRAKPIDWRRIVRFTSYLTIGSITWVVFAYVDSVMIGMFLPAEDVGYYRASYNIVGAISGLVSIPTVMFPVFVQLEGRDLRNAFNRAFKYSAILSFPVVFGLISLGEQLIKFVYGADYLPAVPVLYVLSFLILRSALGFWGVIFNAKEKPEYPVYVSFFAMILNIVLNYFMILRWGIVGAGIATVVSNLFSWITLAYLSKVMFNVFPKVEHLVKPIVSSLIMFYIISQFKLSNLIEGVSVVLLGAMVYFGVLFLIKGMTIDDLRYLRTILGLERD; from the coding sequence GTGCTCGCCAAAAGGGTGTTTAGAAACGTTGTATACAACAGTTCATCCGTATTGATTGCAAACGTAGTTGGTGTTGTTGTAACGATATACGTAGCGAGAGCTTTAAAGCCCGAACTGTTCGGTATATACTCTTTGGCTTTATCGATAGCCTTTCTTCTCCTAACATTCACGGATTTAGGTATAAATGCAACACTTGTAAGATACGTTGCTCACGCTCATGGTTTGAAGGATTACGAGCTCGTCAGAGGTTATATAAGGGGTTTGAGCAAGTTGAAGGTTTTGTTGGTGTTCTTAGTCTCAACTACACTATTTGCATCTTCCGATGTGTTATCAACCTACGTTTTTCACAAACCTCTACTTTCCGATCCCCTAAAGGTGACTTCGCTATTTATACTGTTCTTCTCATTATCAGGATTCCTAAATGCCATCTTTAACGCCTTCAACGACTTTAAGGCAAATTTGATAAAATCAGCAGTTTACGAATTTTCAAGATTGTTTTTCATAATTTTATTCGTATCTGCAGGTTTGTCCGTTATTGGAGCCTTGTTGGGTTTTGCGATCGCAAGCTCCCTTGCTTTGATAGTTTTGTTGGTATCGCTGTTGAAAAAATACGGCAATCTCGTTTTTGGAAGAGCTAAGCCGATCGATTGGAGGAGGATTGTAAGGTTTACGAGCTATCTTACAATAGGATCGATTACATGGGTGGTTTTCGCTTACGTCGATTCCGTGATGATAGGTATGTTTTTGCCAGCTGAGGATGTGGGATATTACAGGGCATCTTACAACATTGTCGGAGCCATTTCTGGACTGGTATCTATTCCGACAGTAATGTTCCCTGTTTTCGTTCAGCTTGAAGGTAGGGATTTGAGAAACGCTTTTAACAGAGCTTTCAAATACAGTGCGATTCTCTCTTTTCCAGTAGTCTTCGGCTTGATTTCTTTGGGTGAGCAGTTGATAAAATTCGTTTACGGTGCGGATTACTTACCAGCAGTTCCTGTTCTATACGTTCTTTCGTTTTTGATCCTAAGATCAGCTTTGGGATTTTGGGGTGTTATATTCAACGCAAAGGAAAAACCCGAATACCCCGTTTACGTTTCTTTTTTCGCAATGATTTTGAACATCGTTTTGAACTACTTCATGATATTGAGATGGGGGATCGTTGGTGCTGGAATTGCTACGGTCGTGTCCAATCTCTTCAGCTGGATTACCTTGGCTTATCTGTCTAAGGTCATGTTTAACGTATTTCCAAAGGTTGAGCACTTGGTAAAACCCATTGTTTCAAGTTTGATTATGTTTTATATTATCTCGCAGTTTAAGTTGTCGAATTTGATTGAGGGAGTTTCCGTTGTTTTGCTCGGAGCGATGGTATATTTTGGTGTTCTCTTTTTGATTAAAGGCATGACGATAGATGATTTAAGATACTTAAGGACGATTTTAGGACTGGAAAGAGATTAA
- a CDS encoding FkbM family methyltransferase: MALIQDLKTTISLVRNVENWTNILIQTIRKKKIENITIKFRKHPISLYIYKSYTSIRPHHLNSISADLGRHNNIIKKECYVEIRRNEIKLKLGRYSLTLPNDEYSLTFSLPRWIIFLSAGGKVLESEDNPLIEISGYKFYLPDYKNGIYEIVEMYIDEVYDRFDFKNKTILDVGASIGDSSIWFIHKGAKKVFAYEPNPKLYEILKKNIKINNLSGKIIPENYAVGISKKKAKMKIPWYGAGSIYGIFKCENLEEVDVTVVPINEILENKNIDIIKLDCEGCEYEILDYLIKSGKLDNLEGVVFECHYINNSLNPERMIHALTKYGYNCQRDGNIISLTAK, translated from the coding sequence ATGGCTTTGATACAAGACTTAAAGACTACGATTAGTCTTGTACGCAATGTAGAAAATTGGACGAACATTTTAATACAAACAATTAGAAAAAAGAAAATCGAAAACATAACTATAAAATTTAGAAAACATCCTATCAGTTTGTACATCTATAAGAGTTATACTTCAATTAGACCACATCATCTTAATTCGATTTCTGCTGATCTAGGAAGACACAACAACATTATTAAAAAGGAATGTTATGTAGAAATTAGGCGCAATGAGATTAAACTAAAGCTTGGAAGATACTCATTAACTTTACCAAACGACGAATACTCTTTAACTTTTTCATTACCTCGATGGATAATATTTTTATCAGCTGGTGGTAAAGTTCTAGAAAGCGAGGATAATCCTCTAATAGAGATTTCTGGTTACAAATTCTACTTACCAGATTATAAAAACGGTATATACGAGATAGTAGAGATGTACATAGATGAAGTCTACGATCGATTCGATTTTAAAAACAAAACCATATTAGATGTTGGTGCTTCTATAGGAGATTCATCTATCTGGTTCATCCACAAAGGGGCGAAGAAAGTTTTTGCATACGAACCGAATCCCAAATTATATGAAATTTTAAAGAAGAATATTAAAATTAATAATTTATCAGGTAAAATCATCCCAGAAAACTATGCAGTAGGCATCTCTAAGAAAAAAGCAAAAATGAAGATTCCTTGGTATGGGGCTGGTAGTATATACGGCATTTTTAAATGCGAAAATCTTGAGGAAGTGGATGTCACTGTTGTGCCGATTAATGAGATACTCGAAAATAAAAATATCGACATAATAAAGTTAGATTGCGAAGGTTGTGAATATGAGATTTTAGATTATTTAATAAAATCTGGGAAACTTGATAACTTAGAAGGTGTAGTATTCGAATGTCATTACATAAATAATAGCCTAAATCCAGAGCGTATGATACACGCTCTAACCAAGTATGGTTATAACTGTCAAAGAGATGGAAACATAATATCGCTGACTGCTAAATAA
- a CDS encoding HEPN domain-containing protein, translating to MEFLKKNALKFLSEAKEAFDKKDYNLTMFFVEQFFQLALKYILYKKYGDFPKTHSLKMLFELTKDENLIKYYRENLDLFRDIELSYIAARYFDVEYSENVAKKSLKLAEDFVRWLK from the coding sequence GTGGAATTTCTGAAAAAGAATGCGTTAAAATTCCTAAGCGAAGCCAAAGAAGCTTTCGACAAGAAAGATTACAATTTAACGATGTTTTTTGTCGAACAATTTTTCCAATTAGCATTGAAATACATACTCTACAAGAAATACGGAGATTTTCCGAAAACGCATAGTCTTAAGATGTTGTTCGAATTAACAAAGGATGAAAATCTAATTAAATATTATCGAGAGAATTTGGACTTGTTTAGGGATATAGAGTTATCGTATATAGCTGCAAGATACTTCGATGTAGAATACAGCGAAAATGTTGCGAAAAAATCCCTAAAATTGGCTGAGGACTTCGTGAGGTGGTTGAAGTGA
- a CDS encoding glycosyltransferase: protein MKIRKVAILGPSKRFLSGVSYYTIRLSNALSAYVHVRTILFRNMLPKRLFPGWKRVGENLTYLEFDKRVEVHEILDWNNPSTWLKAFNLMKDCDAVILEWWTSSVAHMYLSVELLNGIFAEIPTVIEFHEVIDPLESSILPIRIYSRVVGKVIRKLADHYVVHSEMGKKLIGRVYGISLDKISVIPHGLYDHYKRVEGAKEKLGIKENFVILFFGLLRPYKGVKYLVKAFESLPKEVLEDSRLLIVGETWEDRETTKLIANSKYRNKITVVNRYVPDNEVSLYFSASDVVVLPYTRASQSGVAHIAMAFGLPVISTYVGGLRESLSKYKGTIFVKPMNADELAEAIVKAYRNGRKRFSPPKDLSWNEIAKRWIKLLNQL from the coding sequence GTGAAAATAAGAAAGGTTGCAATATTAGGTCCATCAAAACGCTTTCTTTCTGGAGTCAGTTACTACACGATCCGCTTATCAAACGCTCTATCAGCTTACGTTCACGTGAGGACGATACTTTTTCGAAACATGCTTCCGAAGAGGTTGTTTCCAGGATGGAAGAGGGTTGGGGAGAATTTAACTTATCTCGAATTCGATAAAAGAGTCGAAGTTCACGAAATTCTCGACTGGAACAATCCTTCAACGTGGCTTAAAGCCTTTAATTTAATGAAAGATTGCGATGCTGTTATCTTGGAGTGGTGGACTTCAAGCGTTGCCCACATGTACCTGTCGGTAGAGCTTTTGAACGGAATATTTGCTGAAATACCAACTGTAATCGAATTTCATGAGGTGATAGACCCGCTCGAAAGCTCGATTCTACCTATAAGGATTTACTCGAGAGTAGTGGGTAAGGTAATTAGGAAGTTGGCCGACCATTACGTAGTACACTCGGAGATGGGTAAGAAGCTAATCGGCAGAGTTTACGGGATATCTTTAGATAAAATCTCCGTAATTCCTCATGGACTATACGATCATTACAAAAGAGTGGAAGGAGCAAAAGAAAAATTAGGAATTAAAGAAAATTTCGTAATACTGTTCTTTGGATTGCTTAGGCCCTACAAGGGCGTTAAATATCTTGTAAAAGCCTTTGAAAGTTTACCTAAGGAAGTATTGGAGGACTCAAGATTGCTTATTGTAGGCGAAACTTGGGAAGACAGGGAAACTACAAAACTTATAGCTAACTCGAAATATCGTAACAAGATTACGGTTGTAAACAGATACGTTCCCGACAACGAAGTATCGTTGTATTTCTCAGCGAGCGATGTTGTTGTTCTGCCTTATACGAGGGCTTCGCAAAGCGGAGTTGCACACATTGCAATGGCTTTTGGACTTCCCGTTATATCCACTTACGTCGGAGGTTTAAGGGAATCTCTATCCAAGTATAAGGGAACAATCTTTGTGAAACCTATGAATGCTGATGAACTGGCAGAAGCAATTGTCAAAGCGTATAGAAATGGCCGAAAGAGATTCAGCCCTCCCAAAGACTTAAGCTGGAACGAGATTGCTAAGAGATGGATAAAACTGCTAAATCAACTCTAA
- a CDS encoding glycosyltransferase family 4 protein, whose protein sequence is MVRVIQWNTSRVNSPMSGIKKYEDELYKNMVKIICEEGLNVEIQRIQRDKNKILGSTVASWFLKYRCDKADLVHATSQVVAPVVFIRRPKRFIVTVHDLTPMLYPSTIRDSSTRLQWILTPKALKKVDKIIAISNFTKREVVRLLGINEKVITVVYQGVDHNLYKPMNKEKCKEYFGLNPEEKHILYVASNDEHKRVDLAKAIFEEIRKCRDDVKLIKAGYSERLEGEGIISMGWIREEDMPKLYNSADVYLHTSEYEGFGLPVLEAMACGVPVVVSNRASLPEIVGNAGVLIDLDENCVQEFAENILRILDKNIKIDRKALERSMMFSWEKTARETLKVYESLRNHNGG, encoded by the coding sequence ATGGTTAGAGTAATTCAATGGAACACTTCAAGAGTGAATTCACCGATGAGCGGGATAAAAAAGTATGAGGATGAACTGTATAAAAATATGGTTAAAATAATTTGTGAAGAAGGTTTGAATGTTGAAATCCAAAGAATTCAGCGTGATAAGAATAAAATTTTGGGATCAACTGTTGCATCTTGGTTTTTGAAGTATAGATGTGATAAAGCCGATTTAGTTCACGCTACTTCTCAAGTCGTAGCTCCAGTAGTGTTTATAAGAAGACCAAAGCGGTTTATCGTTACCGTTCACGACTTAACTCCTATGCTTTATCCATCTACTATAAGAGACTCGTCAACAAGATTACAATGGATTTTAACACCAAAAGCCTTGAAAAAGGTTGACAAAATAATAGCAATTTCTAACTTCACAAAAAGAGAGGTAGTGAGATTGCTTGGAATTAATGAGAAAGTTATTACTGTAGTATATCAAGGAGTAGATCACAATCTTTACAAACCTATGAATAAAGAAAAGTGTAAGGAATATTTTGGATTAAATCCAGAAGAAAAGCACATACTTTACGTTGCATCAAACGACGAGCACAAAAGAGTAGATTTGGCTAAAGCTATTTTTGAAGAAATCAGAAAATGTAGAGACGACGTAAAACTTATTAAGGCAGGATACTCTGAAAGATTAGAAGGGGAGGGGATAATAAGCATGGGATGGATTCGTGAAGAGGACATGCCAAAGCTCTACAATTCGGCTGATGTTTATCTCCATACTTCGGAGTATGAAGGGTTTGGATTGCCAGTGTTGGAGGCTATGGCTTGCGGTGTTCCCGTAGTGGTTTCGAATAGAGCATCTTTACCTGAAATCGTGGGAAATGCGGGAGTTCTAATAGATTTAGATGAGAACTGCGTTCAAGAATTTGCGGAAAATATTTTAAGAATTTTAGATAAAAATATAAAAATAGACAGAAAGGCTTTGGAGAGAAGCATGATGTTCAGCTGGGAGAAAACGGCAAGGGAAACTTTAAAAGTGTACGAAAGTCTAAGAAATCATAATGGAGGATAA
- the rrp41 gene encoding exosome complex exonuclease Rrp41, whose amino-acid sequence MEEIKLIVNGKRLDGRDFEELRPIKIEAGVLNRADGSCYLEMGGNKVVAAVYGPREVHPKHLEDPSKAIIRYRYSMAPFSVEERKRPGPDRRSIEISKVSREALEPVIMKELFPRSAIDIFVEVLQADAGSRTACLNAASVALIDAGIPMKGMVTSVAVAKVDGILVLDPMKEEDNYGEADIPFAFLIRNGKIESITLLQMDGRVSKEELKKALEMAKKGAMQIYQLQREAILKKYIKEEEVME is encoded by the coding sequence ATGGAGGAGATCAAGCTCATAGTTAACGGTAAAAGGTTGGACGGAAGGGATTTCGAGGAGCTTAGACCTATAAAGATTGAAGCTGGAGTATTGAACAGAGCTGATGGCTCATGCTACCTTGAGATGGGAGGAAACAAGGTAGTTGCCGCCGTTTACGGACCAAGAGAAGTTCATCCGAAGCATTTGGAAGATCCGAGCAAAGCGATAATAAGATACCGTTACAGCATGGCACCTTTCAGCGTTGAGGAGAGAAAAAGACCCGGACCAGATAGAAGGAGCATAGAAATATCGAAGGTCAGCAGAGAGGCTTTGGAGCCAGTGATAATGAAGGAGTTGTTTCCTCGTTCGGCAATAGACATATTCGTCGAGGTCTTGCAGGCTGATGCTGGTTCGAGGACTGCTTGCCTAAACGCTGCGAGCGTTGCTTTAATAGATGCTGGAATTCCGATGAAGGGTATGGTTACGTCCGTTGCTGTTGCGAAGGTTGACGGTATTTTAGTTTTAGATCCTATGAAAGAGGAAGACAACTACGGTGAAGCGGATATTCCATTTGCTTTCCTCATAAGGAACGGTAAGATAGAGTCGATAACACTTTTGCAGATGGACGGAAGGGTTAGCAAAGAGGAGCTTAAGAAAGCCTTGGAAATGGCTAAGAAGGGGGCTATGCAGATTTACCAGCTTCAGAGAGAGGCAATCCTTAAGAAATACATCAAAGAGGAAGAGGTGATGGAATGA
- a CDS encoding nucleotidyltransferase domain-containing protein, with the protein MREYYEILEKNREFFKEAFEIAKDIAEKAKKMFKDCEVFIIGSFARGDHKLSSDLDILIVSDEIPDKIDFEFYSRIVKALTDDPRVNIHLLNRRRLKEVDKIYSPRIKV; encoded by the coding sequence GTGAGAGAATATTACGAAATTCTCGAAAAGAATAGAGAATTTTTCAAAGAAGCGTTCGAAATAGCTAAGGATATAGCTGAGAAAGCTAAAAAAATGTTCAAAGACTGCGAAGTATTCATCATCGGAAGTTTTGCAAGGGGTGATCACAAACTTTCCTCCGATTTGGATATACTAATCGTTTCGGACGAAATACCAGATAAGATCGATTTCGAATTCTACAGCAGGATAGTTAAAGCTCTTACGGATGACCCGAGAGTAAATATACACCTTTTAAACAGAAGGAGACTAAAAGAAGTAGATAAAATATACAGTCCCAGAATTAAGGTTTAA
- the rpl37A gene encoding 50S ribosomal protein L37Ae encodes MARTKKVKMAGRFGPRYGLRVRRMIIKIEELQRQKYVCKRCGKKAVKRVGSGIWECKACGYKFAGGCYVPSTTIAQSFEKSLER; translated from the coding sequence ATGGCGAGAACAAAGAAGGTCAAGATGGCTGGAAGATTTGGCCCAAGATACGGCTTAAGGGTCAGAAGGATGATCATCAAAATCGAGGAACTGCAGAGACAGAAGTACGTCTGCAAGAGATGCGGTAAGAAGGCTGTTAAGAGGGTTGGATCGGGAATATGGGAGTGCAAAGCCTGTGGCTATAAATTTGCTGGAGGCTGTTACGTTCCTTCGACAACCATAGCACAATCCTTCGAAAAATCTCTTGAGAGGTGA
- the rrp42 gene encoding exosome complex protein Rrp42, translating to MSDEILMEVRKDYVLSKLRDGERIDGRAFDEIRPIEIKTGLIKKAEGSAYVKLGNTQVVAGVKMQIGEPFPDTPDQGIIITNAELVPLASPTFEPGPPDENAIELARVVDRGIRHSEAVDLKKLCIEEGEKVWIIFIDIWALDDDGNLMDASALAAIAALLNTTVPAERFEVGDDFPLPVRDLPVAITSLVYDDKILVDPCRDELSVGKNTITITTDQNDNIVSIQKSGPFLLSEKAFEEVLEVSIRKAREVRKLLADV from the coding sequence ATGAGCGATGAAATTTTGATGGAGGTTAGGAAGGACTACGTTCTCTCAAAGCTGAGAGATGGGGAGAGAATTGACGGCAGGGCTTTTGACGAGATAAGACCAATTGAAATAAAGACTGGGCTGATAAAGAAGGCTGAAGGATCAGCTTACGTCAAATTGGGTAACACTCAGGTTGTAGCAGGAGTGAAGATGCAGATAGGCGAGCCTTTCCCAGACACACCGGATCAGGGTATAATCATAACCAATGCCGAACTTGTACCCTTAGCTTCTCCAACATTCGAGCCGGGACCACCAGATGAAAATGCAATTGAGTTGGCAAGAGTAGTTGATAGGGGTATAAGGCACAGCGAGGCTGTCGATTTGAAAAAGTTGTGTATTGAAGAGGGTGAGAAGGTTTGGATAATATTTATAGACATATGGGCTTTAGATGATGACGGAAATTTGATGGACGCTTCAGCTTTAGCTGCGATAGCTGCACTTCTGAACACAACCGTTCCAGCCGAGAGATTTGAAGTGGGAGACGATTTTCCGCTGCCAGTCAGGGATCTGCCAGTGGCTATAACTTCTCTGGTTTACGATGACAAGATACTCGTTGATCCTTGCAGAGATGAGCTTAGCGTAGGGAAGAATACAATAACAATTACAACAGATCAGAACGACAACATAGTCTCAATTCAGAAGAGCGGACCCTTCTTGTTAAGTGAGAAGGCTTTTGAGGAGGTTTTGGAGGTAAGCATTAGGAAGGCAAGAGAGGTAAGAAAGCTGTTGGCTGATGTTTGA
- the ribH gene encoding 6,7-dimethyl-8-ribityllumazine synthase, with amino-acid sequence MEKIKLGMVVSEFNRDITYMMEILAKEHAEFLGAEITEVIRVPGAFDIPLAVKKMLERGKVDAVVAIGCVIEGETEHDEVVAQHAARKIMDLSLEYGKPVTLGISGPGMGRIAAQERVDYAKRAVEAAVKLVRRLREYEEKA; translated from the coding sequence ATGGAAAAGATAAAGCTCGGAATGGTAGTTTCGGAGTTCAACAGGGACATAACGTACATGATGGAAATTCTGGCTAAGGAACATGCAGAATTCTTGGGTGCTGAGATAACGGAAGTAATCAGAGTCCCCGGAGCTTTTGACATTCCTTTAGCTGTAAAGAAGATGCTCGAAAGGGGTAAAGTTGATGCTGTCGTTGCGATAGGTTGTGTTATTGAAGGGGAAACCGAGCACGATGAGGTCGTTGCCCAGCATGCCGCCCGTAAGATAATGGATCTGAGCTTGGAATACGGAAAGCCCGTAACACTCGGAATCTCTGGACCGGGAATGGGTAGGATTGCCGCACAGGAAAGGGTCGATTACGCCAAGAGGGCTGTTGAAGCTGCGGTTAAGCTTGTAAGGAGATTGAGAGAGTATGAGGAAAAGGCTTAG
- a CDS encoding glycosyltransferase family 4 protein translates to MEDKLLIVSCPFPIIGGGEERSFQVLKLIKKYTYFDIEVIFPPDRIVDLLQIYCINDYDWKNIIKTLEKNRVPINQYSIMFLENGFGKQTKIGSFNISAFFDGLLPQRKINFYKEYIRKCIEHCDSETFKGIYSHHEYLDAVYVSKYLSSKLNLDFVILLQLEPFRSFVDATKSYFRFNRFDFRTLINFLPFMNLNTTISKEYRDLLKSKHFKGFLSVSITPILISGLTNTNYRVLRPANAFESKLLKYRRNIRKKENYAVFFARFTPGKGIFELPIIWRIVTKEIPDIRLIVCGRQDQRFLGKFKNLTKKYDVEDKIILKGYVPRDELFEIVSKAKVFVYPTHSDSFSLVTLESLAVGTPVIAYDIPAIKYTYRDINAVKIVREWNTREMAKRVIDILKISEDEYIEMLNERKLINFLKLHSSWENVAKNEAKELENLLNFE, encoded by the coding sequence ATGGAGGATAAACTATTAATAGTATCTTGTCCTTTTCCAATAATAGGAGGAGGTGAAGAAAGATCATTTCAAGTTCTGAAGTTGATAAAAAAATACACATATTTCGACATAGAGGTTATATTTCCTCCAGATCGTATAGTTGATTTATTGCAGATTTATTGCATCAATGATTATGATTGGAAGAATATTATAAAAACGCTTGAGAAAAATAGAGTTCCGATAAACCAATATTCAATAATGTTCCTCGAAAATGGATTTGGAAAGCAAACAAAAATAGGTAGTTTTAATATCTCCGCATTCTTTGATGGTTTACTTCCTCAGAGAAAAATCAATTTTTATAAAGAATATATCAGAAAATGTATCGAACATTGCGACTCCGAGACATTTAAAGGTATTTACAGCCATCATGAGTATTTAGATGCTGTTTATGTCAGTAAATATCTTTCATCAAAACTAAATCTTGATTTTGTCATTTTACTTCAGTTGGAACCTTTCAGGAGTTTTGTGGATGCGACAAAATCATATTTTCGTTTTAATAGATTCGATTTCAGAACCCTAATTAATTTCTTACCATTCATGAACTTAAACACGACAATCTCTAAAGAGTATCGAGATTTACTAAAATCAAAACATTTTAAAGGATTCCTTTCAGTTTCAATCACACCAATCCTTATTTCCGGTCTTACAAATACCAATTATAGAGTTTTAAGGCCAGCTAATGCTTTTGAATCTAAACTTTTAAAATATCGTAGAAATATAAGGAAAAAAGAGAATTACGCCGTCTTTTTTGCGAGATTCACACCCGGGAAGGGAATATTCGAACTACCGATTATTTGGAGGATTGTTACCAAAGAGATTCCAGATATCAGATTGATAGTTTGCGGAAGACAGGATCAGCGATTTTTGGGAAAGTTCAAGAACTTGACGAAAAAATATGATGTCGAAGATAAAATTATTTTAAAGGGATATGTGCCGAGGGACGAATTGTTTGAAATAGTCTCCAAAGCAAAAGTTTTCGTTTACCCTACGCATTCCGATTCGTTTTCCTTAGTAACTCTGGAAAGTCTTGCTGTAGGAACTCCCGTTATCGCCTATGATATACCTGCAATTAAATACACTTATCGGGATATTAATGCTGTCAAAATCGTTAGAGAATGGAATACCAGAGAAATGGCTAAAAGGGTGATTGATATTCTTAAAATTAGCGAGGATGAATACATTGAGATGTTAAACGAAAGGAAACTAATAAACTTTCTGAAGCTTCACAGCTCATGGGAGAATGTAGCAAAAAACGAGGCTAAGGAGTTAGAAAACCTTTTAAATTTTGAATAG
- a CDS encoding glycosyltransferase gives MRGYFLESDADYLIFMDADMIFDPEIVNKLIKIAEKGYDVVYNGYLDRGNPNGINLTGFGGTLIKRWIMEKVKFRCKERRGRVIDEGVFFEFDLVRIGAKIFRGFISYSEHHDPKRPPSVCYPRELKLSERIRNNPYFRFLFHLISIPLCYDILWHLSMKLKT, from the coding sequence ATTAGGGGGTACTTCCTCGAATCTGATGCGGATTACCTCATCTTCATGGATGCGGACATGATCTTCGATCCAGAAATCGTAAACAAACTGATTAAAATAGCCGAAAAAGGTTACGATGTAGTTTACAACGGTTACTTGGACAGGGGAAATCCGAACGGTATTAATCTAACTGGCTTTGGTGGAACTCTTATAAAGAGGTGGATTATGGAAAAGGTTAAGTTCAGATGCAAAGAGAGGAGAGGCAGAGTCATAGATGAAGGTGTTTTCTTCGAGTTCGACTTGGTAAGGATTGGAGCAAAAATTTTCAGAGGTTTCATAAGCTATTCGGAACATCACGATCCGAAAAGACCGCCATCCGTCTGTTATCCAAGAGAGTTGAAACTTTCAGAAAGAATTAGAAACAACCCATATTTCAGATTTCTGTTTCACTTAATTTCAATTCCCCTGTGCTACGACATCCTCTGGCATCTCTCGATGAAGTTAAAGACTTAA
- a CDS encoding glycosyltransferase family 4 protein: protein MKIAQVCPRFYPDIGGVETHVYEISKRLTKNFEVEVLTTDPMGKYPEVEEIDGITVRRFKSIAPSEAYYFSLEMYRFLKERSSDYDIIHAHNYHAFPALFVALTKSNNKLVFTPHYHGRGHSFIRDLLHKPYKIFGRWIFEKSDAVICVSNFEKELILKNFNVNSSKLFVIPNGINLEEFKDVEKIKKRKDRTVRTILYVGRIEKYKGLDYVVKALKYLPENYVLEIVGKGSYKSKIVKLAKNLGVINRIRFYQDLSREELIERYAKADVFVLLSKYEAYGLVVAEALACKTPCIVANTSALSEWIDNRNVFGIDYPIHIEKLVNLIKEMSGVSVEGVNIPTWDVAVEKLKRVYRGV, encoded by the coding sequence GTGAAAATAGCTCAAGTTTGTCCAAGATTTTATCCGGACATAGGAGGCGTGGAGACTCATGTTTATGAAATATCTAAGAGACTGACGAAGAATTTCGAAGTTGAAGTTTTGACTACCGATCCTATGGGTAAGTATCCTGAAGTTGAGGAGATTGATGGTATTACTGTTAGAAGGTTTAAATCCATCGCTCCTTCCGAAGCTTACTACTTCTCTTTGGAGATGTACAGATTCCTTAAAGAGCGTAGCTCCGACTATGATATAATCCATGCTCACAACTACCATGCTTTTCCAGCTTTATTCGTCGCATTAACTAAGAGTAACAATAAGTTGGTATTTACACCACATTACCATGGGAGAGGGCACAGTTTCATTAGAGATTTACTGCACAAACCGTATAAGATTTTTGGAAGATGGATTTTCGAAAAATCCGATGCCGTGATATGTGTTTCCAACTTTGAGAAGGAATTGATTTTAAAAAACTTCAATGTAAATTCATCAAAGCTCTTTGTAATTCCCAACGGTATTAATCTTGAAGAATTTAAGGATGTCGAGAAGATTAAAAAGCGAAAGGATAGAACTGTTAGGACAATCCTTTACGTTGGAAGAATTGAGAAATACAAAGGCTTAGATTACGTCGTTAAAGCTTTGAAGTACTTGCCAGAAAACTATGTGTTGGAGATTGTGGGAAAAGGTAGCTATAAATCGAAAATTGTTAAACTCGCAAAGAATTTGGGTGTTATCAACAGAATTAGGTTTTATCAGGATTTGAGTAGAGAAGAGCTGATCGAGAGATATGCAAAAGCGGACGTGTTTGTTTTGTTGTCTAAATACGAAGCTTACGGTTTGGTCGTTGCAGAGGCTTTGGCCTGCAAAACACCCTGTATAGTTGCAAATACATCAGCTTTGAGCGAATGGATTGACAACAGAAACGTTTTTGGAATAGATTATCCGATACACATTGAAAAGCTCGTAAATCTAATAAAAGAGATGAGCGGAGTTAGTGTAGAAGGAGTTAACATACCAACTTGGGATGTTGCCGTTGAAAAGTTGAAAAGGGTTTACAGGGGTGTTTAG